One Equus caballus isolate H_3958 breed thoroughbred chromosome 8, TB-T2T, whole genome shotgun sequence genomic window, AGGGGAGCAGGTGGTGAGCTCTGCCCGAGAAAAGGCAGGCGCTGTGGGGAAGGGTGGCTGGCACCATGTGCTGCCCATGATAGCTCTGCACATGGGGGGGGGATGCACAcccaggaaggggtggggagggctgggcagagggcagcagggGTGGGAGCGGACAGGATCTGCAGGGACTAGGTGGCCTCCATCACGGAAAGGGAGCCTCCAAGGGTGGCAAGCAAGGGCTGGCAGGGACTGATGGGGACACCTGTGAAAGCTCAGCCTGGCTGCTGCATGGCACACACCTGGGGGCCCACAGGAAGACCACAGggacagcagaggcagcagggaaacCATCACAGATGGAATGGaccagagggagaggcagggaggtgtCGAGCTGGGTACAGCTTTGGCTCTGGGGACGTCATGGCCTCATTGGATGAAAAGAGGAACCCCTAGGAGAGGAAGAGGATTCCCTTGGAAGAGGCAGGTGTGCACCAGGAGGCAGCTatgctggggcaggtgtccccGGGTTATAGTGTGGGCATCAGCAGAACAGAGGAAACGGGGGCTGTGGAGGatctgggtggagggaggaggggccagaATGCAGCGTGGGGCAGGCAAAGGAGAAGCCAGCAcgcagggcccagggcagggagggagcattcaggagccccaggccctgccccctgcccccacccctccatcaAGCTCAAGCTCAAGCCTTGAGCCCCCAGACCCTCCACTCTTCCAGATGCACCTCTGGAAATGGAGTCCCTCTGGCCCGACTTTCTGACCCATCCCCCTATCCACCTGGAAACTTCTTACGCATCCCTGAGAGCCTGTCCAGGGCTACTCCTCTGTTCAGGCCCTTCCTGAGCCGGGCCCTGTGACAGTGCCAGCACCCCCTCTGGCATCACATGTTTGCACACATCGCTGCACCGGTGGGGTCAGAGGTGAGGAACACCTGGAAGCAGCACCCAGGCACCCACCTGTGGTGGCTTCATGAAGTCAGCCACATCCATAGCCGGTTCCCCAGCTCCTCGATCTGAGTCACAGAAAGCCCTTTGAGTGTGGTGATGACAGAAACCTAGGGGTCGAGGTCCTGCTCCTGGTAGCCTGTTTTGGAGAGGAGGGCccacctggggaggaggggatgggcaGTGTGGTCTGTCCCCCCTACATGGTGAGCAGCAGCAGAGCCGGCCCTGCCCACTCAGCCCCTACACTCCCTATAGGCTCCCAGCACAGCGTTCAGGCCCCacctcttctccagcctcatttccacCCAAACACCCTGCACAGGGCAGACTTTCCAGCCACGCATGCAAGAGCCATGTGCTCAGACTGAgctgcccacctcctccctcaccagcctcaccctcccctgccctggccacaCCAGCTCCTCCTCAAAGCCTCCCTTGACCCAGCACAGCTGGTGGCCTTTCTCAGGGGCCTCAGGGCTGCAGCTCTCACAGGGGTCAGGGACtacctcctgccctcctggggcctcCTGGAAGGGCAAGACcatcctgctctgtgcccagagcCCAACACGGGGCTGGGGACAAGGCCCAGCAAAGGAGGTAGTTGGGCACACAGGAGGACACAAGCACACGGCTGGCTCTTGTCCCTGCTGGCCTCTAGACAGACAGAGATCCTTCCTTCTGCCCCTCCCCTGTCCAACAtgccccctccaccaccaccagcccGGCCCCTGGAGAGTCAGACCCCCAACCCTCAGCCCAGCAGGACCAGTCAGGGTCCCTCCAGCCAACCCACCCAGGAGCCATTCTCTCAACCACCACGTAGACCAGGACCCCGAGCTGCAGCAGCCTCTGCAGGGCGCCCACCCGCCACTTCCTAGTCATCACCTACTTCTCAGTCTTGTAATCCAGAAGCCCCCAGCCTGTCCCGGCCCCTGGGGAGCCCCTGCTCTCAGTTCCTGCTGGCTGCTGGGAGCAGGAGTCAGCACAgcagctgcagccccagctgaacAGGAGGCAAAGCaggggcccaggccaggccaggccagcggCGTTAAAGGGACACTTCCACCGGGGGCAGggtccagccccaccccagccctgggctcagtcccaacccccagctgccctgggcctctcttcctccccacacgccctctgctgggccctggggcacAGACAGcagcagcccctctcccctgccctttGACCTCACTTTCTTAGGGCTGAGTGGGTGACAGGTGTTATAGGTACTTTGAGAGGGTGGCATGGGGTCtgcagagcccagaggaggggccaAGGAAAGCTTCAGGAAGAAGGGCCCTCTGAGCTGACACTGCAGATTCTGAAGTTCAACAAGCGAAGCTGGGGAGGGATGTTCCTGGTGGAGGAAGCCGCACATGCGACgctggagcaggagagagaacgGGCACCCACAGAGAGCGAGACTCTGGCTCCAGAGAGGAGGGTGGCTGGCTCTGGTAGGTCCCCCAGGCCCTCCTGTGCGACGCTCCTGCAGAGCTGCCCCACCCCCAAGTGCAGGGACTAAGCAcagctctggagtcaggcaggGTCCCCAGTTCGTGGAAGGGAGGCGCTGCTGGACCCACGCGGATGGCAGGGGCAACAGGAGCCCGCAAGGCACCCAGGCCTGCGTCTGGCCCGTGGCGCGCGCCCTTCTGCGTGGTGGCCAGGAGCGGGCTCAATGTCAGCGCAGGCCAGCGGCGGGTCCGCAGCGAACAACAGCCAGGAGTTGCCATGGCGACCGCCGCGGGGAGCGCGTCTCTACTGGCTGCGGGGTGCGCCTGTCCGCTAGCCGCCACACTCGATTGGTCCATGCGGCCGGCGGGTCCGCCCACATCCCCGGCCGCGCTCTAGGTGCCACCTGACTCAGTCCCAGCCTCAGTGCCCGCGACAGTGAAATGGACGGAACCATGAGGGGTCCCTGGGAGAGGTCTGGGGAGAGtgaagggcaggaggaaggaggcgGCAGCCACTGGGTGTCCTGCAGGGGTCCCGGGGGCCGAGGGGGTTTCGGAGGCGGGTTCGGACTCTGACCTGCAGACAGAAGGTGCCCGGGCAGGGGGTTCAGGTCTGTGTCCTCACCTTGGTGGCTGctaggcaggggaggagggagcaggctgGGGCCGAGGGTGCAAGGGACCCGTGTCCAGCAGAGAGCACATCCCTCCGTGGGACACCTGCAGGGCAGCCGGCGGCCCCTCCAGCCCTGTGCCCTCCAGGAAAGCTCTTGGCAGCATTAGTTGTTCCACCATCAGAACACGCTTCCAGAATGATGGTAAAATGCAAAAATTCAACCAAACAGTCTAAGGAGGGGTGTCCCATCTCTTCCCGAAATGGGATCAGGGCTGGGTTTTCCCAATCCACAGGAAAACTAAGCTAATGGATGTATGGAACTTAGAATTATATCAGTGTTTTCCCCTATAAAATGTTCATAAAACATCCGTGGTCTGCAATGCAATAGAAAAGACACAGCACGCACTTCACTGTCAGACAAGCGGGTCCTAAGCCTGGCTCTGCCGGGATCAGCTACTTCTAGCCGTGTGACTTTGAGGAAAGGACTTgctttctctgagcctcggtgtcTGCATCTGTATATGGGGCAGGAGTCCCTGTTAGCACAGGAGGAAATGGCTCTAGAGGGGAAACAGGCTGGGGAGTgacagagggcaggggaggaggcaggcagcaGTGCCTGGGGAGGGAGCCACACTTAGTCCCTGTCTCCTATCAGGCACCCAGGGCTTGGAGAGCTGGTCAAGGACACCCTCTCCCTGAGGTCTCCCCGGGCCCACAGCGTCGTGCCTGCCTCCTGCTTTCTGTGCCAGGGAAGCGCCCCAGAGCTGAACCTGCGGCACTGTAGCCTGGGGCCCCAGCTACCCGAGGAGGGACCCTGGGCCAGGCTTGGAGGGGAGGACCTGGGGGGCAGCAGCCATGGGAGTGGCCCTCCCTGAGCCCATCCCACACATTCCCCAgccttgctctgtgccaggtatGTCCCAACCCCCACATCTGGGTGGCAGATGGGATCCAGGCTATGACGGAGATCACTCTAGGGGCTGGGGAGCCCCCTAATGCACTGGGGCATCAGGGAAGGCTCCAGGAGGTAAGGTGGAGCCTAGACGGAGAAGCAGGAGTCCCCTGGGCCTGTGGGAAGAGGAGGGCCTTCCAGGTGGAGGGCATCAAGTGGGCGGAGCCCTGGGAACAGGAGCCAGGGTAGTGAGCGGCTATGTGTGAGGCCTTCAGCCCTGGGGAGGACCAGGCCCTCAGGCCCCCCTCTGTCCCAGGGGACCCAGGCTCTGGCTTCCACGCTGACCTCCAATCCCTGTgtcaagtggctggaccttcggGACATTGGGCTGTGTGGGGCTGGCGCAGAGGTCCTGACAGGTGCCctgagcagaagcagcagcatctgTGGGAGGTGCCCAGCCTGGGACGGGTGGGCTGACTTGAGTCCTCCCTTTCCTGAGGGGTGTGGGCCCCCCACAGCAGTGTCTTCTCCCCCAGGACCTGCTGGTgttgctgggggaggggcctcagcacagggtggggtgggtggggtggagtTAGATCCTCTGTGGTGCACCCAATGCTGAATGACACTCCCTTCCTGGCCCGCCCCACCCCTCCAACCCCCTCCTCTGCTGGCCAGCGCCCCCTGCATGTGGTGGCCTCCTGGTGCCCGAATGCAGGGTGGGAGGGTCCTTCCACACACAGAGATGGGGCTGGCAGtgtgagaggagggagggctgggtggGAGTTGGTGGGGCTGGATCCAAATGCCATCTCTGCCACAGAAGAGCAGGGTGACCCTGGGCCAGCAGCTCAACCTTGCCGAGCCTCAGTCTCCAGTCTGTGAAAtggacccaacaattccactcagTCCTTGGGGTTGTGATGAGCCTTAAATACTCAGCAGTGTCTGCCCGTGTACGTGCTCCGTACATGGCCCCTTGGGCTGTCATTGCCAGTCCCCAGAGATGTGCAGTGAGGGCTCTGGTGGGGTTATATTGCTGCCAGGCACTAGTCATCAACGGGGTGGCTACGGCTCCATCCCAGCATCCTCCACAACACCACAAAGGAGGTGGCCTTAACCCCTTGACAAAGGAGCTCGTGGACacacggggtggggtggggtatcCAGCCGATGGGTCGCAGAGTCGCCATGCAACCCCAGGACAGTCCGCCTGCAAAGCCCCTTCCACTGCCTCAGGCCTGGAGTTTGGGGGATGGAGGAAGGTGGAGGAAGGCGGTGCCTGACTTGGATCCCACTGACTGAGGAGTGGTGCCAGCCTCCAGATGTGGACCTGTCGGAGAACCAGCCGGGAGCGGTGGGCGCCCTCACAGTGACCCcagccaggcagagggcacagctggCAGGGAACAGCCTGGAGGAGCAGGTGGGCCAGTACCTTGCTGAACTCCTGCTGGCCCCCATGCGCCTGAAACCCCAGGACCTGAGCTACAGTCAGCTGAGTGACCAAGCAGGTCCCGTCTGGCCTGGGCCACCATGGGGCCCATCTTCCTGGGGCAGGGATGGGTGGAGGTTGGCAGGACCACTCTGAGCATCCGTGCTCTGGCCTCTCTCCCCACGTCCCACCTCAGCCTGCCCCTTGCCCACTCCTTCCACACAGAACTCTTACTCCTCCCTGGATGTCTCATTGCCTGCCGCtgcctgtgctgggtgctgactTAGCCACTAGGAGCCCAGCAAGAACAGAACAGAGGCCCTGGCCTCAGGGCACGCACATTAACAAGGTCATGTGCCGTAATTATTGGTGCTATAGAGAAACAAGCAGGGAGTGATTCTAGAGAAGAATGGGGATCCTGCTTAGAGGGGTGGCCAGGGTGGCCTctgtgaggaggtgacattgaagCTGAAATGTGCAGGGTCCGGAGGAATCAGCCATGACAAGATCAGAGGGAGAGCATTTCAAGCAGAGGAACAGTGAACACACAGGCCTCTTTCTCAGACTGATGGACACCAGCGTGACTGGGCTACTGGGCCAAGGGAGAGTGGCCAGACTGTGAGGTGGAGAGGCCACAGGGGGCTGCAGGGCTACTAATGATGGCAAAAAGCATGAGATTTTATTCCAAGTCTATGGAAGACATCACTGGGACTCCTTGATCTCACCACTTTCTCCcgtgccccagggcctttgcatgggcTGTCTGCCTTGGGAGGTGCAAGCAGTTCTACCTGCCTGTCCTCAACCACCCTAATCAATTATAAGAGTCACCTGTCACCCAGGGTTAGGagtacagattcctgggccttgGCCCTGCTGAACCAGACTCCTGGTGGGGATGCCCGTGCACCCACATTTTAGCAGGTGTCCCAGGAGATTTGTCTGATTGAGAAAGTCTGGGAGTCTCTGCTCTGTCTCAAACTGCTTAGAGCGCGTGGGGTGGCACCAGCCTTGGCCTGTGGGAATCAGCCCTAGGATCTGACTGCCAGAGAGCCAGTTTACCTTCTAAGAAAATTGCTGTGGGAAGTCAGTGAAATTACGAGAGAAGCTCATTTCGGACTTTCCGCAAACCAAGTGTAGGCGTCCATCTCGGCTGCGTGGTCAGAGGGCAGGCACCAAAGAGGCagccgggagggaggggctggaggctgaggcCTGTGAAGGCTGCACAAATACGGGAGGGGTGGTCTTCAGCCTGGAGAAGGACAGACTCCACAGGGCCATCCTGTTTCCCCAAGTGTGGCTCTGAGGGTGGGCCCGACTCCCTGGAGGTGGAGGAGCTTGGGTCCAGTTTCCCCACCTGACCCATGGCGATTGTGGCACCTGCCACATAGGGTGGCTGCAGGGGTCACGAAGACCAAGCCTGGGAACCACAGGAGGCCGACTCCTGCCTGTAGAAGAACCTTTCACCCTCCAGCTGTTCAGCAAGGAAGGGGCTTCCCTACACAGCAGGAGACCACggccctctcctcccagcctggaAGGGTCTGAGGAAGGGGAAGTCCCCGCATCTGGGGCTCAGACCCGGCGCGGGGCCTGGAGTCTGCGCAGGCCCCGGGGGTTGGCTGAGCACTCTGCCCAGTCAGCgcatctcttttcctctgtgcGTTTCTTCAGACCAGCCTTCCCAGACCGGTGTTGGCTGCTGGGACCAAGGAATGGAGACGGGTCAAATTCAGGTCCCTGAGGGCCCCTGGGCTGGTGAGAGAGACTGGCCAGGCAGAGAGAGGTCTGATGGCCAGAGCCTGCAAGGAGGGAAGCACAGTGGACAGGGGGCCTGAggctgcccagcccagccaggcAGGCAATGCTTCCTGACACCATGACCCCaggtgagaaggaggaggagccaTTTGCCAGGTGAAGAAGGGGGTCAACAATTCCACACAGGAGGACGCCCCAGAGGTACGTTGGTCCCTGCACTTTTGAGAACTGGAGGCAGGTCAGACTGGCTGAGTGCTGACCGAGTGGGGAGCAGGGTGGGTGGGGCTTCTGCCCGGTTTGTATGCTAAATATCTCTCAGGGTTTCTGAACCCCACACGGcccccattttcctttctttaccaCCCCTGCCTTCTCTCCACCACAGCTGCTCTGGCCTTGTCACTTCTTGCCTATGGACTAGAGCACAAGCCTCCCAACAGTCCCCAGCCTCTTGTCTCTGCCTCTGCTGATCCCAGTCCATGCCCTACACCCACCGCTAAGGAGTCCAGCCTTGTCACTTCTTAAAGCCCTCCTTGCCTCCTCACCATCCATAGCATGGTTCCCAAGACCTTTGTCCTAGTATTCAAGGCTCCCAGCATCTCTCAAGTGCCCATGGCTCCTACTTCATTTCACTGGCTTCCCCCTACCTGCCACCAGCACCAGGCCTGTGTGCATATCTGCAAGTGCTCCACGCTCCCTGGGCTTCCACCCATTCACTGGTTCCTGAGTCTGCTCtccactgtatatatacatatgcatgggGAGTCACTCAGTCTTCAAGGTTATTTCCCCTGCCCTCACTTTTCTGAACCCCCAGGCAAAGTGAGCCCCCATCCTATTCCCACACCTCCCTGTTTGAAGTCTACAGTAGCTCACATGCCATTAATTTGTATTTACGTCTCCCCCATGAAATGTGAAATCCTTGTGGGCAGGTCAGGCCCATGTTGGGTTCAACTCCGTGACCCTCATGCTCAGCAGAGACCCTGGCACACAGCGGGCATCAGTGTCATTTTTTGAAGGAATAAACAGTAAATAAGAAGGTCTCTCTTGGTGTTTCTGAAGGGGAGATGTTTGGACCAGCCCTGGCAGAAAACAGGACTCACCGAGCTTGACATGAGCTGGAATCACCTTCGAGGCCCAGGAGCCATGGCCTTTGCCAGGAGACTGGAGGTATGaggccccacccctcagcccctctgGCCTATCTCTGGGGGCATTTTTCCAGGTGCTAGTCCCTGTCTGTGCAGCTCTTCAGAAATGAACCTTGTATCTTTTAAGCACATTGCAAAGAATATTTCCTTAAGTGACTTTAATGTTCCCATCTCCACTTAATGATGACAACGTTCCAACtccctgtgcccactctcacATCACTTACTGAGGGATCTGAATCTGACTGTCACACACCTTCCCCAGACATCACAGACACTCGGCTGGTGGGGACATAGTACAGTCTGGTGACACATGCTCACTGTTGGGCATACACAGATGCTTCCCAAGATGACACTCTTGCACCCTTGGGTCCCAGCACACTCTCACATGGCCCACCTACTCCCTTGGATGTGGTGGCTTGTAGGCCTCCGGAACGAGTATTTCCAGCCCCTGCCAGGGTGGCACTGGCGCCTGCAGTGCTCCTGGTACCAGCTCCCTGTGTGGTCCTCCTCAAGGAAGGGCAGCCGCTGCCTTGCCCTCTGACGGGGGCTGACCTGGACTCCTGCCCACAAGGTGGCAGGTCAGGCTCTGTCTTCCCAGCACATACACAAGCTGCACTCTCCTCCCCATCACAGCCCCCAGTAGCCCTTCACTGGAGCCCCCCTGGGCCCCTGGGCTGCTTGAGAGGTACCTAAATGGATTTGGAGCCTCCAAATAGGCATGGGGCCTGATCACTTTGTTTCTTGGCCTGCTGCCACATGGAGCCCCCCAGGCCCTGAAGGTCATTGACATTGACA contains:
- the LOC106783461 gene encoding LOW QUALITY PROTEIN: leucine-rich repeat-containing protein 74B-like (The sequence of the model RefSeq protein was modified relative to this genomic sequence to represent the inferred CDS: inserted 2 bases in 1 codon), which produces MATAAGSASLLAAGHPGLGELVKDTLSLRSPRAHSVVPASCFLCQGSAPELNLRHCSLGPQGTQALASTLTSNPCVKWLDLRDIGLCGAGAEVLTGALSRSSSISDVDLSENQPGAVGALTVTPARQRAQLAGNSLEEQVGQYLAELLLAPMRLKPQDLSYSQLSDQAGEMFGPALAENXGLTELDMSWNHLRGPGAMAFARRLEANIFLRVLDIPYNGSGDPGASMLGEALKTNSVVEELNMR